GATCTGGAAATCTTCCAGCGCGGGATAGAGGATTTCCTCGACCACTGGCGACAGGCGGTGAATCTCGTCGATGAAGAGGACGTCGTGCGGCTCGAGGTTGGTGAGCAGGGCGGCGAGGTCACCCGCGCGCTCCAGCACGGGCCCGGAGGTCTGCCGCATATTGACGCCCATCTCGGCAGCGACGATGTGGGCCAGTGTGGTCTTGCCCAGACCCGGCGGGCCAAACAGCAGGACGTGGTCGAGCGCCTCCTTGCGGTTGCGCGCAGCTTCGATGAAGATCTCCAGCTGCTCGCGGATCTTCGCCTGTCCGACGTAATCGGCCAGTCGCTTGGGGCGCAGGGCACGCTCGATGGCGTCTTCCTTGCGGTCGGTGGGCTCCGCGGAGATCAGCCTTTCGGGTGCGGCCGAGCGCAGCTTGTCAGTTTCGATCATGGCGAGAGTTTAGCGACTTGGCGACAGGCTGTGCGGGGCAATGCTCATGCCTTCGACAGCAGCTTGAGTGCGGCACGGATGCCGTCCGACACGCCGGTGTCCTCGCCGAGCCCCTTCATGGCGCCAAGGGCCTCGCGTTCGTTGTAGCCCAGTGCCAGCAGCGCGTTGAGAATATCGCTCTTCGCGTCCGGTGCGGCGTCGACGCCCGCGGCGAGGCGAATGCCGCCCGCGTTGGGCAGGGCCTTGCCGAGCTTGTCGCGCAACTCGAGCAGCAGGCGTTCGGCGGTCTTCTTGCCGATGCCGGGAATCTTCACCAGGCGGCCTGCTTCCTGCAGCGCGATCGCCTGGGCGAGATCGCTGACCGACAGACCGGACAGCACCGCCAGCGCCATGCGTGCGCCAATGCCGGAGATCTTCAGCAGCTGGCGGAAGGCGGTGCGCTCTTCGTCGGTGGCAAAGCCGTACAGGAAGTGACCGTCCTCGCGCACCGCGAGGTGGGTGTGCAGGCTGACCCGCTCGCCGGTCGCCGGCAGGTTGTAGAAGGTGCTCATGGGTACGTCGACTTCATAGCCGACGCCGTTGGCATCAACCAGAATCTGGGGTGGGTTCTTTTCCAGCAGCGTGCCGGTGATGCGTCCGATCATCAGTAGGGCTCCGGGTGCCGCTGCCTGTCTGTTGAACGGCTGCGGCGGGTTTCGGGTGGGTCAGTCGGCCAGACGGCGGGCGACTTCGTGGAGGTCGTTCATCACCGTGATGCCACGCGCCAGCACATCCTCTGCGGGGGACAGAAGGTCGGGCACCATCACCACCTGGGCGCCTGAAGCCAGCCCGCCGCGCACGCCGGTGTTTGAGTCCTCGAGGACCAGGCAGTGCGCTATCGGCGTCTCAAGCAGGGCCGCCGCGGCGAGATAGATGTCGGGTGCCGGTTTGCCGTTACGCACTTCATCGCCGCCGATCACGCCCTTCAGCCGGTGCAGGATGCCGACGCCTTCGAGCTTGG
This genomic interval from Parazoarcus communis contains the following:
- the ruvA gene encoding Holliday junction branch migration protein RuvA, with the protein product MIGRITGTLLEKNPPQILVDANGVGYEVDVPMSTFYNLPATGERVSLHTHLAVREDGHFLYGFATDEERTAFRQLLKISGIGARMALAVLSGLSVSDLAQAIALQEAGRLVKIPGIGKKTAERLLLELRDKLGKALPNAGGIRLAAGVDAAPDAKSDILNALLALGYNEREALGAMKGLGEDTGVSDGIRAALKLLSKA